One part of the Pogoniulus pusillus isolate bPogPus1 chromosome 8, bPogPus1.pri, whole genome shotgun sequence genome encodes these proteins:
- the LOC135177486 gene encoding glutamate-rich protein 3-like, with amino-acid sequence MVPGLPASHAHHFVNSIILTSSLLWLEYVLLSHTCNVLVTRAFLGRSLHLAHPDTNFRDEIKVYQQHCGGENLCVYKGMVLEGGA; translated from the exons ATGGTGCCAggcctgcctgcctcccacGCCCACCACTTTGTCAACTCAATCATCCTGACCTCCAGCTTGCTCTGGTTGGAGTATGTGCTGCTCAGTCACACCTG CAACGTGCTCGTGACCAGGGCCTTCCTGGGAAGAAGTCTGCACTTGGCTCACCCTGACACCAACTTCAGGGACGAGATCAAAGTCTATCAGCAGCACTGCGGGGGAGAAAACCTTTGTGTCTACAAAGGCATGGTGCTGGAAGGAG GTGCATAA
- the LOC135177805 gene encoding uncharacterized protein LOC135177805: protein MANGSALAGPACAEVASTERVEVAAAKRKGREWRRHLEELSREEDERASVNVLRQQVQHSQLVLQCGHLFPHNPLDLVQHQRMVEWEKGEKAGPRILYTKIHFCDRQRFCYTNLLLNYSARDDRDLPWRCLAPGRGVPSRSWWCRTGPARSAAARQRRRLRPPHPSCRCPPAPAAAPSAAGRTPLLGDRHRSARRRPARAEAAHGQPKGGVQGRADTAPRLPQPRADPPPQLLPGPVSAAAADALIAMAASRNVMRAVRVFEFGGPDVLKLQSDVLIPSPKAQQVLIKVHACGVNPVETYIRSGTYARKPALPYTPGTDVAGAIETVGEQVTAFKRACQGRGDGAGAWCQWRNLKEWENNL from the exons ATGGCAAatggcagtgccctggcagggccCGCTTGTGCCGAGGTAGCCAGCACCGAAAGGGTCGAGGTGGCAGCAGCTAAGAGAAAGGGTAGAGAGTGGAGGAGACACCTTGAGGAACTGAGTCGAGAGGAGGATGAGCGTGCCAGCGTCAAT GTGCTACGCCAGCaggtgcagcacagccagctggTGCTGCAGTGCGGCCACCTGTTCCCACACAACCCACTGGACCTGGTGCAGCACCAGCGGATG GTGGAGTGGGAGAAGGGCGAGAAGGCAGGGCCCAGGATCCTCTACACCAAAATCCATTTTTGTGACAG GCAGCGTTTCTGCTACACAAACCTCTTGTTGAACTATTCTGCCCGGGACGACCGGGACTTACCGTGGCGGTGCCTTGCACCAGGACGAGGCGTCCCgagcaggagctggtggtgcAGAACCGGGCCCGCCCGTTCAGCAGCTGCACGACAGCGGCGGCGCCTTCGTCCACCGCACCCTTCCTGCCGCTGTCCGCCCGCGCCAGCCGCTGCGCCTTCCGCTGCTGGAAGGACGCCGTTGCTGGGGGATCGCCATCGTTCGGCCCGCCGGCGGCCCGCCAGGGCCGAAGCTGCCCACGGCCAACCGAAGGGCGGGGTGCAAGGGCGGGCCGACACCGCTCCGCGGCTGCCGCAGCCCCGCGCTGACCCTCCGCCGCAGCTCCTGCCCGGGCCCGTCTCCGCCGCCGCGGCAG ACGCTCTGATCGCGATGGCAGCCAGCAGAAACGTGATGAGAGCAGTCAGGGTCTTTGAATTTGGGGGCCCTGATGTGCTGAAACTCCAGTCAGATGTGTTGATCCCCAGTCCAAAGGCACAGCAG GTGCTCATTAAAGTCCATGCCTGTGGGGTGAATCCTGTGGAGACCTACATTCGTTCTGGAACCTACGCTCGCAAGCCAGCTTTACCCTACACCCCCGGCACGGATGTGGCTGGTGCCATAGAGACTGTTGGGGAGCAGGTCACAGCCTTCAAG AGGGCATGCCAAGGCAGGGGAGACGGTGCTGGTGCATGGTGCCAGTGGAGGA ATCTCAAGGAGTGGGAGAATAATCTCTGA